In one Flavobacteriales bacterium genomic region, the following are encoded:
- a CDS encoding DNA gyrase/topoisomerase IV subunit A, with product MSDETNETPMPEGQGDAHGHVPAGGHAGGFSISGMYKDWFLDYASYVILERAVPALYDGLKPVQRRILHAMDDLDDGRYNKVANIIGHTMQYHPHGDASIGDALVQLGQKDLLIDCQGNWGNTLTGDSAAAPRYIEARLSKFAKEVVFNPKTTEWQLSYDGRNREPVFLPVKFPLLLAQGAEGIAVGLSCKVLPHNFNELIDASIAVLRKRSFELVPDFPTGGLADVSNYNEGERGGRVRCRARIRKEDSKTLVISEIPFGTTTTSLIESIIKANDKGKIKVRHIEDNTAEHAEIVIHLAAGVSPDTTIDALFAFTDCEVSIAPNAVVIENDKPRFVGVKELLRISTENTLRLLELELRIRKGELEEQWHFASLERIFIERKVYRRIEEAETWEQVLSFIDKGLKPHIQELKRPVTQDDIIRLTEIKIKRISKFDSFKADEHIRQLAEQIDEVQGKLDHLVDHAVDWFKELKKKYGAGRERRTELRTFDTIVAAKVAVANRKLYVDRKEGFMGWSLKDAELVGECSEIDDIIVFRINGGMVVTKVADKKFVGKGILHIGVFKKNDERTIYHMIYQDGMKGPYYMKRFAVTGVTRDKEYDLTGGAPGSTVEYFTANPDGASEVVSVVLRPRPNLRKTKFDIDFAQMGVKGRGSKGNLLTRYAVQKITQKERGGSTLGAIPIWFDETVRRLNDTGHGRYLGRFAGEDRILCITKGGSYQLFPFALSTHFPDDALTVVKWNPKDVLTAVYWEGEKQQYHVKRFLIEPARDAVSFITEHPESRLALHSLLPEPALHVAYDKRSTSRPDEDVELSGFIGVKGVKALGNRLTPHKVKELTLTTPVFIPMTPELEETQGMLISDEEIGNLEAPEEEGLEESPVKQFKRQQAAEEQERSPDDPMAGYKPGKQITLGLD from the coding sequence ATGAGCGACGAGACCAACGAGACCCCGATGCCCGAAGGCCAGGGCGATGCGCATGGCCATGTGCCGGCCGGAGGCCATGCCGGCGGCTTCAGCATCAGCGGCATGTACAAGGACTGGTTCCTGGACTATGCCAGCTACGTGATCCTGGAGCGCGCGGTGCCTGCGCTGTACGACGGCCTGAAGCCCGTGCAGCGCCGCATCCTGCACGCTATGGACGATCTGGATGACGGCCGCTACAACAAGGTGGCCAACATCATCGGGCACACCATGCAGTACCACCCGCACGGCGATGCCAGCATCGGCGATGCGCTGGTGCAGCTGGGCCAGAAGGACCTGCTCATCGACTGCCAGGGCAACTGGGGCAACACGCTCACCGGCGATAGCGCCGCGGCGCCCCGCTACATCGAGGCACGGCTCAGCAAGTTCGCCAAGGAGGTGGTATTCAACCCGAAGACCACCGAATGGCAGCTGAGCTACGATGGCCGCAACCGCGAGCCGGTCTTCCTGCCGGTGAAGTTCCCGCTGCTGCTGGCGCAGGGCGCCGAGGGCATCGCCGTGGGCCTCAGCTGCAAGGTGCTGCCCCACAACTTCAACGAACTCATCGACGCCAGCATCGCCGTGCTCCGCAAGCGCTCCTTCGAGCTGGTGCCCGACTTCCCCACGGGCGGCCTGGCCGACGTGAGCAACTACAACGAGGGCGAGCGCGGGGGGCGCGTGCGCTGCCGGGCCCGTATCCGCAAGGAGGACAGCAAGACGCTCGTGATCTCCGAGATTCCCTTCGGAACCACTACCACATCGCTCATCGAGAGCATCATCAAGGCCAACGACAAGGGCAAGATCAAGGTGCGGCACATCGAGGACAACACCGCCGAGCATGCCGAGATCGTCATCCACCTCGCCGCGGGGGTGAGCCCCGACACCACCATCGATGCGCTCTTCGCCTTCACCGACTGCGAGGTGAGCATTGCGCCCAATGCGGTGGTGATCGAGAACGACAAGCCCCGCTTCGTGGGCGTGAAGGAGCTGCTCCGCATCAGCACCGAGAACACCCTGCGCCTGCTGGAGCTGGAGCTGCGGATCCGGAAGGGCGAGCTGGAGGAGCAGTGGCACTTCGCCTCGCTCGAGCGGATCTTCATCGAGAGGAAGGTCTACCGGAGGATCGAGGAGGCCGAGACCTGGGAGCAGGTACTCAGCTTCATCGACAAGGGCCTGAAGCCCCACATCCAGGAGCTGAAGCGGCCCGTGACGCAGGACGACATCATCCGCCTCACCGAGATCAAGATCAAGCGCATCTCGAAGTTCGACAGCTTCAAGGCCGATGAGCACATCCGGCAGCTGGCCGAGCAGATCGACGAGGTGCAGGGGAAGCTGGACCACCTGGTGGACCATGCCGTGGACTGGTTCAAGGAGCTGAAGAAGAAGTACGGCGCCGGCCGCGAGCGCCGGACCGAGCTGCGCACCTTCGACACCATCGTGGCAGCCAAGGTGGCCGTGGCCAACAGGAAGCTCTACGTGGACCGCAAGGAAGGCTTCATGGGCTGGAGCCTGAAGGATGCCGAACTGGTGGGCGAATGCTCCGAGATCGACGACATCATCGTGTTCCGCATCAACGGCGGCATGGTGGTGACCAAGGTGGCCGATAAGAAGTTCGTGGGCAAGGGCATCCTGCACATCGGCGTCTTCAAGAAGAACGATGAGCGCACCATCTACCACATGATCTACCAGGATGGCATGAAGGGGCCGTACTACATGAAGCGCTTCGCCGTCACCGGCGTCACGCGCGACAAGGAGTACGACCTCACCGGCGGTGCACCGGGTAGCACGGTGGAGTACTTCACCGCCAACCCCGATGGCGCCAGCGAGGTGGTGAGCGTGGTGCTGCGCCCGCGCCCCAACCTGCGCAAGACGAAGTTCGACATCGACTTCGCGCAGATGGGCGTGAAAGGGCGCGGCAGCAAGGGCAACCTGCTCACGCGCTACGCCGTGCAGAAGATCACGCAGAAGGAGCGCGGCGGCAGCACGCTGGGCGCCATCCCCATCTGGTTCGATGAGACGGTGCGCCGCCTCAACGACACCGGCCATGGCCGCTACCTGGGCCGTTTCGCGGGCGAGGACCGCATCCTCTGCATCACCAAGGGCGGCAGCTACCAGCTCTTCCCCTTCGCGCTCAGCACGCACTTCCCCGACGACGCCCTCACGGTGGTGAAGTGGAACCCCAAGGACGTGCTCACGGCCGTCTATTGGGAGGGGGAGAAGCAGCAGTACCATGTGAAGCGCTTCCTCATCGAGCCGGCGCGCGATGCCGTATCCTTCATCACTGAGCACCCGGAGAGCCGATTGGCGCTGCACAGCCTGCTGCCCGAGCCCGCCCTCCACGTGGCATACGACAAGCGCAGCACCAGCCGGCCCGACGAGGATGTGGAGCTGTCCGGCTTCATCGGCGTGAAGGGCGTGAAGGCGCTGGGCAATCGCCTCACCCCGCACAAGGTGAAGGAGCTCACCCTCACCACGCCCGTGTTCATCCCCATGACACCCGAGCTGGAGGAGACCCAGGGCATGCTCATCTCCGATGAGGAGATCGGCAACCTGGAGGCGCCCGAAGAGGAGGGGCTGGAGGAGAGCCCTGTGAAGCAGTTCAAGCGCCAGCAGGCTGCCGAGGAGCAGGAGCGCTCACCGGACGACCCCATGGCCGGCTACAAGCCCGGCAAGCAGATCACGCTGGGGCTCGATTGA
- a CDS encoding M12 family metallo-peptidase, translating into MKRLLLQLLLLVPLLLGAQDRVRHVAARVEEDRAAGLRFTPVRLLEAVPASPATDDRWRSALRAATVLRYDAEAAARLMARPEERIAMELPGPAGMEVLELFRVDILAPGFSVRESATHGQADVPTGLHYRGAVRGVPGTLAAISIYGNELMGVIGDPGDDRVLGRFADGKDALHVLYRESDLRGTSGHVCAAAPPDRGYTRDELRSPGTAKSTRCVSIYWETAYDLYQNKGSVANVTAYATGLFNQMATLYDNDGVDVLLSELYVWNTASPYDAASSSGRLNQFGTVRTSFNGNLAHLIDLGGYGGVAWLNTLCSSTNLRMAYSGINTSYQNVPTYSWSVEVVTHETGHNLGSRHTHACAWNGDNTAIDGCGPAAGYSEGSCPQGPLPASSVGGTIMSYCHLTSSTIKFANGFGPQPAALILNRVNSATCLAVCGTTCNPPTVSVTGITPTAATLSWANVGATSYTLRWRAVGAGTWTTVTGLTGTTYGLSGLTPGTAYEFQVMSVCNASSSAYSPLQAFSTPVPCPDALEPNNSTGAAAVVTLPASVNALVASTSDADYYRFTLAATSTISISLSGLAGDYDVRLLSSGGAQLAISQNGGTANESISYANAAAGTYYVHVFGYGGAFSEVQCYLLYIGAIQACQMPQGLGSSAITWNSAQIAWATVQGASGYDLRWKPSSSGTWTTVAGLLTNSHPLAGLSPLTSYDVQVRTLCAPGGSQGSASEWTATHVFITLQAPCEAVPRSVVAARAFLEGPYRTATGLMTDSLRKLSLIPLTEPYTAMGHAVAGPTAMSAGLLATTGANAIVDWVLVELRANASPYGVVEARAGLLQRDGDITAPDGVSPLGFCADAGSYRVAIRHRNHLGAMTAAGVALNGTAATVDLTLASTAAWGTGARKAMGSVMALWAGNADPDATLRYTGEDNDRDPILSAIGGSLPTNTVTAYHAADVNMDGTVKYTGEGNDRDPILTNVGGSVPTSTLVEQLP; encoded by the coding sequence ATGAAACGACTCCTCCTCCAGCTGCTCCTGCTCGTCCCCCTGCTCCTCGGTGCCCAGGACCGCGTGCGCCATGTGGCCGCCCGTGTGGAGGAGGATCGCGCCGCCGGCTTGCGGTTCACGCCCGTGCGCCTGCTGGAGGCGGTACCCGCATCGCCGGCCACCGATGACCGCTGGCGCAGCGCCCTGCGCGCTGCAACCGTGCTGCGCTATGATGCCGAGGCTGCGGCCAGGCTGATGGCCCGGCCCGAGGAGCGCATCGCGATGGAACTGCCCGGGCCGGCTGGCATGGAGGTGCTCGAGCTGTTCCGCGTGGACATCCTGGCGCCGGGTTTCTCGGTGCGCGAATCGGCCACGCATGGCCAGGCCGATGTGCCCACGGGCCTCCATTACCGCGGTGCGGTGCGCGGCGTCCCCGGAACGCTGGCGGCCATCAGCATCTATGGCAATGAGCTGATGGGCGTGATCGGCGATCCCGGCGACGACCGCGTGTTGGGCCGCTTCGCGGATGGGAAGGACGCGCTGCACGTGCTCTATCGCGAAAGCGATCTGCGCGGCACCTCCGGCCACGTGTGCGCGGCGGCGCCGCCAGATCGCGGGTACACGCGCGATGAGCTGCGCAGCCCCGGCACTGCCAAGTCAACGCGGTGCGTGAGCATCTACTGGGAGACGGCCTACGATCTCTACCAGAACAAGGGCAGCGTGGCCAATGTCACCGCCTACGCCACCGGCCTCTTCAACCAGATGGCCACGCTCTACGACAACGATGGCGTGGATGTGCTGCTCAGCGAGCTCTATGTGTGGAACACGGCGAGCCCCTACGATGCCGCCTCCAGCAGCGGCCGCCTGAATCAGTTCGGCACGGTGCGGACGAGCTTCAATGGCAACCTGGCCCACCTGATCGACCTGGGCGGCTATGGCGGCGTCGCCTGGCTGAACACCCTTTGCAGCAGCACCAACCTGCGGATGGCCTACAGCGGCATCAACACCAGCTACCAGAATGTGCCCACCTACAGCTGGAGCGTGGAGGTGGTGACGCACGAGACGGGCCACAACCTCGGCAGCCGGCACACCCATGCCTGCGCCTGGAACGGCGACAATACGGCTATCGACGGCTGCGGCCCGGCCGCCGGCTATTCGGAAGGGAGCTGCCCGCAGGGGCCCCTGCCGGCCAGCAGCGTGGGCGGAACCATCATGAGCTACTGCCACCTCACCAGCAGCACCATCAAGTTCGCTAATGGCTTCGGCCCGCAGCCTGCGGCGCTCATCCTCAACCGGGTGAACAGCGCCACCTGCCTGGCTGTGTGCGGCACCACCTGCAATCCGCCCACCGTGAGCGTCACCGGCATCACCCCGACCGCGGCGACGCTGAGCTGGGCCAATGTGGGCGCAACGAGCTACACCCTGCGCTGGAGGGCCGTCGGCGCCGGAACGTGGACCACGGTCACCGGCCTCACCGGCACCACCTATGGACTCAGCGGCCTCACGCCCGGCACCGCCTATGAATTCCAGGTGATGAGCGTGTGCAACGCTTCCTCCTCCGCGTACAGCCCGCTGCAGGCCTTCTCCACGCCGGTGCCCTGCCCCGATGCGCTGGAGCCGAACAACAGCACCGGGGCGGCCGCCGTGGTGACGCTGCCGGCCTCCGTCAACGCGCTGGTGGCCAGCACGAGCGATGCGGACTACTACCGGTTCACGCTGGCGGCGACATCGACCATCAGCATCTCGCTCTCCGGCCTGGCGGGCGACTACGATGTGCGCCTGCTCAGCAGCGGCGGCGCGCAGCTGGCCATCTCGCAGAACGGCGGCACTGCCAACGAGAGCATCAGCTATGCCAACGCGGCGGCAGGCACCTACTACGTGCACGTGTTCGGCTACGGTGGTGCCTTCAGCGAAGTGCAGTGCTACCTCCTGTACATCGGGGCGATTCAGGCCTGCCAGATGCCGCAGGGACTGGGCTCAAGCGCCATCACTTGGAACAGCGCCCAGATCGCATGGGCGACGGTGCAGGGCGCCAGCGGCTACGACCTGCGCTGGAAGCCTTCGAGCAGCGGCACCTGGACCACCGTGGCCGGCCTGCTGACGAACAGCCATCCGCTCGCCGGCCTGAGCCCGCTCACGTCCTACGATGTCCAGGTGCGCACGCTCTGCGCGCCGGGCGGCAGCCAAGGGAGCGCTTCGGAATGGACCGCCACGCATGTTTTCATCACGCTGCAGGCGCCGTGCGAAGCGGTGCCGCGGTCCGTTGTGGCTGCCCGCGCCTTCCTCGAGGGGCCGTACCGGACCGCCACGGGCCTGATGACCGACAGCCTGCGCAAGCTGAGCCTGATCCCGCTTACGGAGCCGTACACCGCCATGGGCCATGCCGTCGCCGGTCCCACGGCCATGAGCGCCGGACTCCTGGCCACGACAGGGGCGAACGCGATCGTCGACTGGGTGCTCGTGGAGCTCCGGGCCAACGCTTCGCCCTACGGCGTGGTGGAGGCACGGGCGGGCCTGCTGCAGCGCGATGGCGACATCACCGCCCCCGATGGCGTTTCGCCGCTCGGCTTCTGCGCCGATGCCGGCAGCTACCGCGTGGCCATCCGCCACCGCAACCACCTGGGCGCGATGACGGCGGCCGGCGTGGCGCTGAACGGCACAGCCGCAACGGTCGACCTGACGCTTGCCTCCACTGCTGCCTGGGGGACCGGCGCCCGCAAGGCCATGGGCAGCGTGATGGCCCTCTGGGCGGGCAATGCGGATCCCGATGCCACGCTTCGGTACACGGGCGAGGACAACGACCGCGACCCGATCCTGAGCGCCATCGGCGGCAGCCTGCCCACGAATACGGTGACGGCCTATCACGCCGCCGATGTGAACATGGATGGCACGGTGAAGTATACCGGCGAGGGCAACGACCGTGACCCCATTCTCACCAATGTGGGCGGTAGCGTGCCCACCAGCACCCTGGTCGAGCAGCTGCCCTAG
- a CDS encoding M3 family metallopeptidase, producing MKHLTPIAAAGIALLASCTPTAEPERTDMLANNPLLQRSTLPFQAPHFDRIRDEHFRPAIEEGMKRHLAEIEAIANDPAAPTFENTIVALEKAGQDLNRATAVFYNLTGSATNDTLQAVKAELAPKLAAHSDAITLNEKLFVRIKALYDQPATGVEAQDARLLERYYIRFVRSGALLDARGKEQLRKLNEEEANLVARFEDNILKERAVLAMVVKDGGELEGMSPEGIEAAAAAAKAKGHEGQWLIDLRNTTTQPALAELRSRDLRRAIMKRSISRNSRGEAYDNKAIIARLAQLRAQKAKLLGFATWAHYVMDDQMAKNPDQAMKLLGSMAPAAAANARKEAAKLQSLVDKQGGGFQVEAFDWDFYAEQVRKAEFDLDEAAVKPYLEFESVLQNGVFFAANRLFGLRFEERKDLPVYHPDVRVFNIIDTTGETIGLFYGDYFARDNKNGGAWMSSFVDQSTLLGQQPVITQNCNYVKPAAGQPCLLSWDDVTTLFHEFGHALHGMLSAQKYPKFSGTATATDFVEFPSQVNENWAMVPEVLRSFAKHWKTGEVMPDALADKLRKAKTFNQGYATTEYLAAALLDLEWHSLPADAPLVEDVLAFEQAALKKYGLDLPQVPPRYRSCYFSHAWTGYAANYYAYIWSEVMDADAYAWFTENGGMTRANGDRFRRTVLSQGGSKPEAELYRDLTGRDPSVEPLLVKRGLK from the coding sequence ATGAAGCACCTCACGCCCATCGCCGCCGCTGGCATCGCACTGCTGGCCTCCTGTACGCCGACCGCCGAACCCGAACGCACCGATATGCTCGCGAACAACCCGCTCCTGCAGCGCAGCACGCTGCCTTTCCAGGCTCCGCACTTCGACCGCATCCGCGATGAGCACTTCCGACCGGCCATCGAGGAGGGGATGAAGCGCCACTTGGCCGAGATCGAGGCCATCGCCAACGACCCGGCCGCACCCACCTTCGAGAACACCATCGTGGCCCTGGAGAAGGCGGGCCAGGACCTGAACCGCGCCACTGCGGTGTTCTACAACCTGACAGGCAGCGCCACCAACGATACCCTGCAGGCGGTGAAGGCTGAGCTGGCGCCGAAGCTGGCCGCCCACAGCGATGCCATCACCCTCAACGAGAAGCTCTTCGTCCGCATCAAGGCCCTCTACGATCAGCCGGCCACCGGTGTGGAGGCACAGGACGCCCGCCTGCTGGAGCGCTACTACATCCGGTTCGTCCGCAGCGGTGCACTCCTCGATGCACGCGGCAAGGAGCAGCTGCGCAAGCTCAATGAGGAGGAGGCCAACCTCGTCGCCAGATTCGAGGATAACATCCTGAAGGAGCGGGCCGTCCTGGCCATGGTGGTGAAGGATGGGGGCGAATTGGAAGGCATGAGCCCAGAGGGCATCGAAGCCGCCGCTGCCGCCGCCAAGGCCAAGGGCCACGAGGGTCAATGGCTCATCGACCTGCGCAACACCACCACCCAGCCTGCGCTGGCCGAGCTGCGGAGCCGCGATCTGCGCAGGGCCATCATGAAGCGCTCCATCAGCCGCAACAGCCGGGGCGAGGCCTACGACAACAAGGCCATCATCGCGCGGCTGGCCCAGCTTCGGGCCCAGAAAGCAAAGCTCCTGGGCTTCGCCACCTGGGCGCACTACGTGATGGACGACCAGATGGCCAAGAACCCTGACCAGGCCATGAAGCTGCTGGGTAGCATGGCGCCGGCCGCCGCCGCCAACGCCCGCAAGGAGGCCGCCAAGCTTCAATCCTTGGTGGATAAGCAGGGCGGGGGATTCCAGGTGGAGGCCTTCGACTGGGATTTCTATGCCGAGCAGGTGCGCAAGGCTGAGTTCGACCTGGACGAAGCGGCCGTGAAGCCCTACCTCGAATTCGAGAGCGTGCTGCAGAACGGCGTCTTCTTCGCCGCCAACCGGCTCTTCGGTCTGCGTTTCGAGGAGCGCAAGGACCTGCCCGTGTACCACCCCGACGTGCGCGTCTTCAACATCATCGATACCACCGGCGAGACCATCGGCCTCTTCTATGGCGACTATTTCGCCCGCGACAACAAGAACGGCGGCGCATGGATGAGCAGCTTCGTGGACCAGAGCACCCTGCTGGGCCAACAGCCTGTGATCACGCAGAACTGCAACTACGTGAAGCCTGCGGCCGGCCAGCCCTGCCTGCTGAGCTGGGATGATGTGACCACGCTCTTCCATGAGTTCGGCCATGCGCTGCACGGCATGCTGAGCGCGCAGAAGTACCCGAAGTTCAGCGGCACTGCCACCGCCACCGACTTCGTGGAGTTCCCGAGCCAGGTGAATGAGAACTGGGCGATGGTGCCCGAGGTGCTCCGCAGCTTCGCCAAGCACTGGAAGACGGGCGAGGTGATGCCCGATGCCCTGGCGGACAAGCTGCGCAAGGCCAAGACCTTCAACCAGGGCTATGCCACCACCGAGTACCTGGCCGCCGCGCTGCTCGACCTGGAGTGGCACAGCCTGCCCGCCGATGCGCCACTGGTAGAGGACGTGCTCGCCTTCGAGCAGGCGGCCCTGAAGAAGTACGGGCTCGATCTGCCGCAGGTGCCGCCGCGCTACCGCAGCTGCTACTTCAGCCATGCCTGGACGGGGTATGCGGCCAACTACTACGCCTACATCTGGAGCGAGGTGATGGATGCCGATGCCTACGCTTGGTTCACCGAGAACGGAGGCATGACCCGCGCCAACGGCGACCGGTTCCGCCGCACCGTGCTCAGCCAGGGCGGCAGCAAGCCTGAAGCAGAGCTCTACCGCGACCTCACCGGCCGCGACCCCAGCGTGGAGCCGCTCCTCGTGAAGCGCGGGTTGAAGTGA
- a CDS encoding DNA topoisomerase IV subunit B → MSETNYGEEHIRSLDWKEHIRLRPGMYIGKLGDGSSYDDGIYILLKEVLDNCIDEYVMGHGKKVDIAIEGGRVTVRDYGRGVPLGKVIDVVSKINTGAKYDSKAFKKSVGLNGVGTKAVNALSTYFRIESIRDGEMKRAEFDRGVLRKDEKLVKSDEPNGTRVVFEPDPEMFRHYQFREQHIERLLWNYCYLNTGLAITCNGTRYQSKNGLLDLLTEKMDGEPLYPIIHLKGDDIEVALTHANHYGEEYYSFVNGQHTTQGGTHQGAFREAVAKTIKDFFKKEWEAGDVRTGIVAAVSVKVIEPVFESQTKTKLGSLEIEPGGQSMRSFVGDFIGRELDNYLHKHPEVAEVLQGRILQNERERKELSGIRKLARERAKKASLHNRKLRDCRVHLTDAKKDDPRKQLTTLFITEGDSASGSITKSRDVETQAVFSLKGKPLNCYGLTKKVVYENEEFNLIQAALDIEDGMDGLRYNRIVIATDADVDGMHIRLLLMTFFLQFFPDLVKNDHLYILQTPLFRVRNKKETVYCYSDEERQRAILRLGKGAEITRFKGLGEISPDEFKHFIGEDMRLEPVMITRDASVHELLEFYMGKNTPSRQDFIIGNLKVEKDLVEQQGIDPVKVIARKLEEVEEEA, encoded by the coding sequence ATGAGCGAGACGAACTACGGGGAGGAGCATATCCGGTCGCTGGACTGGAAGGAGCACATCCGCCTGCGGCCGGGCATGTACATCGGCAAGCTCGGCGATGGCAGCAGCTACGATGACGGCATCTACATCCTGCTGAAGGAGGTGCTGGACAACTGCATCGACGAGTACGTGATGGGCCATGGCAAGAAGGTGGACATCGCCATCGAGGGCGGCCGGGTGACCGTGCGGGACTACGGGCGGGGCGTGCCGCTGGGCAAGGTGATCGACGTGGTGAGCAAGATCAACACCGGCGCCAAGTACGACAGCAAGGCCTTCAAGAAGAGCGTGGGCCTGAACGGGGTAGGCACCAAGGCCGTGAACGCCCTCAGCACCTACTTCCGCATCGAGAGCATCCGCGACGGCGAGATGAAGCGCGCGGAGTTCGATCGTGGCGTGCTGCGCAAGGACGAGAAGCTGGTGAAGAGCGACGAGCCCAACGGCACGCGGGTGGTCTTCGAGCCCGACCCTGAGATGTTCCGCCACTACCAGTTCCGCGAGCAGCACATCGAGCGCTTGCTCTGGAACTACTGCTACCTGAACACGGGCCTTGCCATCACCTGCAACGGCACCCGCTACCAGAGCAAGAACGGCCTGCTCGACCTGCTCACCGAGAAGATGGACGGCGAGCCGCTCTATCCCATCATCCACCTCAAGGGCGACGATATCGAGGTGGCCCTGACCCATGCCAACCACTACGGCGAGGAGTACTACAGCTTCGTCAACGGCCAGCACACCACGCAGGGCGGCACCCACCAGGGCGCCTTCCGCGAGGCGGTGGCCAAGACCATCAAGGACTTCTTCAAGAAGGAGTGGGAGGCCGGCGACGTGCGCACGGGCATCGTGGCGGCGGTGAGCGTGAAGGTGATCGAGCCGGTGTTCGAGAGCCAGACCAAGACCAAGCTCGGCAGCCTGGAGATTGAGCCCGGCGGCCAGAGCATGCGCAGCTTCGTGGGCGACTTCATCGGCCGCGAGCTGGACAACTACCTGCACAAGCACCCCGAGGTGGCCGAAGTGCTCCAGGGCCGCATCCTCCAGAACGAGCGCGAGCGCAAGGAGCTCAGCGGCATCCGCAAGCTGGCTCGCGAGCGCGCCAAGAAGGCCAGCCTGCACAACCGCAAGCTGCGCGACTGCCGCGTCCACCTCACCGACGCCAAGAAGGACGACCCGCGGAAGCAGCTCACCACGCTCTTCATCACCGAGGGCGATAGCGCCAGCGGCAGCATCACCAAGAGCCGCGATGTGGAGACGCAGGCCGTCTTCAGCCTCAAGGGCAAGCCCCTCAACTGCTACGGCCTCACCAAGAAGGTGGTGTACGAGAACGAGGAGTTCAACCTCATCCAGGCCGCGCTCGACATCGAGGACGGCATGGACGGGCTGCGCTACAACCGCATCGTCATCGCCACCGATGCCGACGTGGACGGCATGCACATCCGCCTGCTGCTGATGACTTTCTTCCTGCAGTTCTTCCCCGACCTGGTGAAGAACGACCACCTCTACATCCTGCAGACGCCGCTCTTCCGCGTGCGGAACAAGAAGGAGACCGTGTATTGCTACAGCGATGAGGAGCGCCAGCGCGCCATCCTAAGGCTTGGCAAGGGCGCAGAGATCACCCGGTTCAAGGGCCTGGGCGAGATCAGCCCCGACGAGTTCAAGCACTTCATCGGCGAGGACATGCGCCTGGAGCCGGTGATGATCACCAGGGACGCCAGCGTGCATGAGCTGCTGGAGTTCTACATGGGCAAGAACACCCCCAGCCGCCAGGATTTCATCATCGGCAACCTGAAGGTGGAGAAGGACCTGGTGGAGCAGCAGGGAATCGACCCCGTGAAGGTGATCGCACGCAAACTGGAGGAAGTGGAGGAGGAGGCATGA